In the Paracholeplasma morum genome, ATAGTAATCCCTGCTAAACCATCCTTACCAAGACCTGGTGCATTACCAATGTATATTCTATCAACAATATTATAAAGTGCGCTTACAAGCATACCGATAATTGCTGGTACTGAAAATTTTAATATCAGACTGGATACTTTTTCCGTCCCTATTGGATTACTCTTTTCCATCTTCGTTACCTCCTATAGTACTAAAGTCCATGTTTAAGACTTTGTTTGTCATAAAATCAAGCACATTCATGAATAGATCGACTTTGTCTGCGTCTATTCCCTCTAATAAATACTGATGCCAGTATTCTAAGACCCTTAAAATGGCCTTTTGATTATCTTTAGCAAGATCTAATAAATA is a window encoding:
- a CDS encoding MarR family winged helix-turn-helix transcriptional regulator yields the protein MYKNEGVSQDELSHYLMIDKAATARALQSLIEKGYIYKEKDSLDKRANQIYLLDLAKDNQKAILRVLEYWHQYLLEGIDADKVDLFMNVLDFMTNKVLNMDFSTIGGNEDGKE